The following DNA comes from Maylandia zebra isolate NMK-2024a linkage group LG6, Mzebra_GT3a, whole genome shotgun sequence.
CCTCCTCCTCCTATAGTGTCTGTCCTTTGATTTGTGCCTCTCCTTAGATCTCTCTTTGCTGTCAAATCTTCTACCCTGACCTTTTCTGTCTGACTTCTTATACGTCTTGCTTGATCTTTCTTTTGAACTTGAGTGGTGACGATCATCTGTGTCTACATTTTCTGATAGTCCAGCCCCACTACGATCACTGCTATGTAGAGTTGCAGGACTGCTACTGGTGAATCGAATGTGTTGAGGCTGAAGAGGCACTTCTTGAGTATCGTCAGCAGACCACTCAGAGTCAGAGGAAAGCTGAACCACCTGAGGAGTCCGATCTGCTGTTGGTTTAACAAAACCCACAATGACACAGTCATCACTGTCAGAGGATACACAGTCTTCATTATTGCGTTTGCCCTGAGTCAGGTCTGTTTGGTTATGAGGACTCATTTGCTGTGGTGACGCAAACTCTTGCGTCTCTTCTTCCAAACTACTGTCAGAGTCTGAGTCCAAGACTGACAGATGCTCTGTCCTGCCCTGCTCTGCTGTCGTAGAATACGACGGCCCAGGTGTCTCATCATCCCACAACGAGAGGCTCAAAGCAGATGTGGAGTCATCTGGGTTGTTCAACCCTGTAGAGTTGTCTTCATCCTCTGAGATAGCGATTATTGATGAGTTGGAGCTGCTGTCTTCATTTGAGGAAGGCGCCGGACAGTCGTAGACAGCGTGCTGATCATATGCCTCCATGTTGAAGGGGGACTTTGCGAAGCTGATGAACTCGTGCATAAAATGCTCTGCGTGACTGTGGAGGTAGTGCCTGAGCTCTTCCTGAATAGCTCCGTCTTCCATGTTATATCGTGTAATGTGTGACATGATGATATGTTGAACCATGTTGCCCAAAGAGCCATGGGTTCCATatagcacattcagctctctttTCAACCAGGGGATCAGTCTGTGAAGGCAGGCTGGATTTCTTCTGTAAAACTCCGCTGAGGTGTCTCGGGAGCGGCCACCATCCTGAACATTTCGAACCCTCACCCCCCGTCGGTACAGCTCCCGTCTAAAGTTGATAATTTCTTGCTCTCGGACACTGGCCACCGCCCTGCCTTCCCTTGCAGCTCTCCTCTGGGTTGCCAGCCTCATCATCATGCGCCGCATGTAACGGTCTGGCCGCTGTTGGGAAGAATTTGTTGGGCCTTCAGATATTATACCAATGTCAGGAGCCAGAGACATCCTTCCTCTCAACTGTCGATGGGCTGCGGTGAGAGTTGTGCGGTATCTAAACCGCACTCCCTGAAAATAACCAAAAGAGCCATTGTCCACTGGCTGCAGGTCATAAGTCTTGAAGTCTTGCTCTGATTTTATACTGTGataaattgaattaaactgCTGTTTACACAGCGGACACTCTGCTTTGTTCTTGGACCACTCGAGAATGCAGCGGAAGCAGAACCTGTGCAAGCAGCGGTCAAGGCGGGAAATGTTGCTGAATGTGTCCAAGCAGATGGGGCACTTGGAGTCGGGTGACACCTCTGCAGATTTTGTTTCGGAGGACCTTTTTCTGCCATTTTTTTGGCTCAGTTGCAGGGCGAGCTTGACTGCTGACATGATCTGACATGATAACAAAAACAcgttgaaaatgaaaaatagttAAATACATTTACCCAAAAAAGGCATTCATGGAGCTCTAAACTTTACTAGTTTGACTTTATAATAAACACTGTTAGAGGACAAGAATGTAACTTTTATGCACTTGATTACACTGTGACTTATACAGATGTTATTGAGTGGCTCACTTTACATTATACATTGATAACATTTTCTGACACTGTGCGACTTCACTTGGTTTCTGTCAGGTTCAACATTGAAAACATTAAAGTTACAAATATATCTTCACACATATTGTAAACACCTTTTTTCAGCAGCCACAGGTGTTAGCAATGCCACTAATGAAGCTTCTGTTCTAGTCAGGCCAAAGCCTTAATCGATGTGATCAGTAACATCTGTGTTTACCTGCGGTGTTGGGGTAAAAATGGCTGCACTGAAAAAAGTTTTTTCAACATACAATTGTTAGCCACTTACGATGTCCCTAATCTTCACTTTTTCACAATATTGTCATTCATTTACATGTTTTAGagataccgtattttcacgaccataaggcgcacttaaaagtcttagattttcttcaaaaagtgcggcgcgccctatagcgttgtaaggaggacgtagtagagaacaccatgagaacgttaaagggtgaagtgtgggcattgatcgtatataccgggacaatcgcacatacctgtataaaagaacaggtatgtgcattatgcaggacatcgttgttttaacaaccctgaaaatggcaaagagacacgcttacgaagcacagtttaaactgaaggccatcagctacgcggaggaacatggaaatcgagcagcggtgagagaatttaagattaacgaatcgatggttcgcaaatggaggaagctggaaaacaagctccggcaggtcaagaaaacgcagctgagtttccgcggacataaggcgaggtggcccgagttggaggaaagactcgagcggtggatcatcgagcaaagagcgagcgggagaagcgtttcgacggtcaccattcagctaaaagcagtttcactagctgaagagatgaacattgaacatttccaaggaggtccgtcttggtgctttcgttttatgaaacggtgccatttttccatccggaccaggactacggtagcgcagcaacttccagcggattaccggtataaggaaaagctggccatcttccgctcctactgcagcaaacacatcggcgacaaaaaacatccagcccagccacatcacaaacatggacgaggtcccgctcacttttgacatcccggtgagtcacactgtggagaagaaggggaccagcacggtagcgatacgcacaacggggtatgaaaagtcttcttttactgttgtgcttggctgccatgctaatggacagaaactgccgcctatggtgatttttaagcgaaagactttgcctaaagagaagtttccagcaggaatcatcattaaggcaaatgaaaagggctggatggatgaggaaatgatgaaagagtggctgagggaggtgtatgtaaggagaccaggtggttttttccacgcgtcaccatcgctgttgatctgtgactctatgcgtgcccatctcacagccgatgtgaaaaaacttgtgaagcaaatgaactgtgagcttgctgtcattccgggaggcctgacaaaggaactccaaccgctgggcatcggtgtgaaccgcccgttcaaagtaaggctgcgagcggcctgggagcgatggatgaccggtggagaccacagtttcactaagagtggaaggcagcgccgggcgagttacgccacaatttgccaatggattgtagatgcttgggctaacatgtctgctggcactgttgttcgagctttcgcaaaagccggcatcgtttccgaggagccgcacggcacggaaagggACTCTGACGGTGAAgacagtgaacctggcatgtttgatggagatttagcgcagctgttcaattcagacacagaggatgaggacttcgatgggtttgattgatgataaaaatgtgagtaccaaactttgttttgctcctgctttatttttaaatacgcacacttgtatgcttgtgtgttgatgatgatgacgattattggtaataaaaatgtgagtaccaaactcagttttgctcctgctttatttttaaatatgcacacttgtatgcttgtgtgttgttgatgatgacgattaccgacaatagaaatgtgagtaaggtaccgaattcaggtttgctcccgctttatttttaaatacgcatacggtacttgtatgcgccctatggtccagtgcgccttatgtgtgtgttaaatacagtaagggcacacataactgagactgcgccttttagcacagtgcgccttatggtcgtgaaaatacggtaaaaGAGGTGGGGTGTTGTACTGGTCAGCATTAtttgttttctcctgttctatacggtgtgggacggagagatttcgcaggtctttcctccccactgctgtcagactccataataaagactttaactgatcaagcacacacatccatacatatgcaataatactaagtgcaataatcctttctgtcatcgttgtatttttactcagttgtatatagtatttgtattctatttttatcttattgtatatttattttattttattctactgtatatagtattttattttattctattctgtacagttgtgtactgtatttattcttattgtattctaatttttgcctcataacttttgcactgtccacttcctgctgtgacaaaacaaatttcccacgtgtgggactaataaaggttatcttatcttatcttatcctcACATTGGCTAAAACGAACATTACAAAACACCACATGCATGTCTTCATTAAATGTAGTACAGAAACACTTAACTGCGGCCTCAATAACAAACTAATTGTGTTTTACATCTGTAATTCAGCTGTAAGTCATCATAGACCAGAACCCCCTACAAAGCAGGTGCTGAAGATTATCCATGTAACTTCAGGGCTAAATCTGGGTTTTCTGTACTATGAAAGCAGTTCACTTCTTTACCAGGGGAACATTGCTATAGTAACTTATACTGCAGACCTAACCAGTTCCAGAGCAAGATCAGAGATCACCTCCTCCTGACCAATCAATTCTCCAGAAAATAGTGTCATTATTTCTGGAGGACTATTCCAATTCAAACTCTGGTGCATGAAAAGTGGTGGGTCTACAATGTTAAAAGCATGTAAAGCATTTGTCTTTCCCTGATGACCATCactaataaataatataaatatctcGCTATGGCGAGATACTCCTGTGGGGTCGTGAGGGGAAGAGTACACGATAAGGTTACTGTTTGTCTATTAATGAATTTGACTTAAGATAAGAACACCACCCACACAACTTTTTCTGCTTTATGTTCTGTAATATTCATTTTGTTGCCTATCATACAACATATACACACATGACGATGGCACATCTGTGGCAGGCTCATGTCTGAGCACTGATATACTGGTAGGGCTACATGTTATTATATTATACTAAAAcgttggttaaaaaaaacactacaaacAACAGGAATGGGTGCTTGCTTGAGGATAACATGGCGAGCGATATTGTTAACAGTAATATTATTACAATTAGCCATTCGGAACAACTATTTATGAGCTACATGAGCGATAAAATACATATTACACAGCCCCTAAATGTCTTTCTTGGCCATCGATAATCTCGACAGACATGTCACAGAATAAAATCTATACACCGGAATGCCCCCAATAACCGTTTTCccactttgtttctgtttatcattTTGTTAGCATAGCAACTACAACACTTGTGTTTCCTTTTGGAGAAGTTGAATAATATCTAGACACTGTAACTTAAAAATCGTCTTTAAGAGCTGTTACATATATAGTAACAAGCCCCTGGGGTATATGAAATGTTACATAAACACCAACGTGACTTAGCAAAACATAGTGTGCTCAAACAGTAGTTTGAGCACACATTGACCAGGTTAGCTCAAGTTAGCAGGCTAGCTACGGACGTTACAAAGCTTGGAACTCCGTGGCTACTCGGGACGTTCGAGAAAAGTTAAGTAATAATTACCTCTGAATCCTTCAGACAGCCACGAATGCGGTGACACCTGATTACTTCTCCCCTTATTGTGGAAACACATTAATTTCTATATGGCCATCAGTCCTGAAGCGGCTGTTGACAGAACTATGAACCCCCTTTTCTTCCATAACAGACCGTGAATTCAATGAGGAACTTCCGCTAACttccttcacaataaaagttcAATTTTCAGGCTTCGGGGGGGATGGGGAAATTAGCGCCCTTCACAATAATATCAAGCGCTATCGTCATATTTACAATTATATTCTTAGTGCCCTTTGCCTGTCAGCAAACCTATGCAAAAACATTTCGGAGAAGGATGACTTTCTTTAAAACTCATGCCATAAGTGCAGTAGATACACTTATGGATTAGATGCACTTATGGCGTGAATTTAGAAATCCTAGGTATCTTATTCTTCTtgagttattgcattcacatgattttcagaaaacttcacATGTGATCTTTAAGTTGAGGTCGAGGTTTTAAGTAAATACGCTTTTGGTATAAATTTGAAAATCCCAGGTGACATCTTTGTCACATTATCATGGTcacaaggttttttttaaaaggcatcTTTCAAGTGTTCATCTGCACATGGCCATGTTTGCAAAAATGAACTCTGATCGACTGACtgcacaattaaaaaaaacaaaaaaaaaaaacaattctactaaaaccgtccaaagacatgcaacttgtgggaATAGGttgattggataatccaaattgccactaggtgtgaatgtgcaagtGAAtatgagtgcgaatggttgtctgtccctgtgtgttgaccctgcaacagactggtgtcctttccagggtgtaccccgcctctcgccctatgacagctgggataggctccagcgcccccccgcgaccctgaaaaggataagcggaagccaatggatggatggatggaattctACTAAAACACTATCACTAATTTATTCTGTTAAGTCAAGCTCACACTCATAACTTTTGAGTATTTTAATCACATATACAGAATTTTTTACAAGAGAAACTcaaggaaaaagctgaactaTTTCCTCTTCAATGATGGCCGTGGGTCTCTGGGAGATCTGGAACAACTTCACCCGTCTCCAGGATCGTGTCACCCTAAGCACAAAAAAAGTATTAGTTATGGTAAAACAAGGTAACATTCAGTTacatttatacaaatatatgAAGAATAAATGGGGTATTAtgtgagaaacaaaaaaaagttaactgttggaagtaataaataataaatgggtCACACTTACTGGGAACAGCTTGGGTTTCAACTCCACAATGCCATACGGCCTTTGCTGTAGGGAACAATGACACGGAATTTTAATATGCTACCCATTCTGATCgaatcagtcacatgatctccATCTACAAACGAAATTCAAGGTGCAGGGTTCTCTAGTTTGGCCAAGAATAAGTTAATACTGCATGTCTGTAACTTAAAACTCTTTCTTTTAGTTGCCTTGTGAAGTTATTCTCTAAGCTAAGTTGTACACAAGTACAGGATGTCATTatagagttgttttttttcgtgggcgatcgtggctcaagagttgggagttcgccttgtaatcggaaggttgccggttcaagccccggctccaacagtctcggtcgttgtgtccttgggcaagacacttcacccgctgcctactggtggtggtcagagggcccggtggcgccagtgtctggcagcctcgcctctgtcagtgcgccccagggtggctgtggctacaatgtagcttgccatcaccagtgtgtgaatgtgtgtgtgaatgggtggatgactggatatgtaaagtgctttggggtccttagggactagtaaagcgctatataaatacaggccatttaccatttcttctttcaAGTTACCTGGGTTTGTTTGCATACTATCAAACaaattaaatacaattttaaaaaaaaatagctatCTTCTTGAACTTCATATTATGGCTCTATCATCCATCTCCTGTATTTAAAGGCttagatataaataaaaatgatcaaatgTGGAAACTTACAGCAACATGGTATTTCACGTAGTAGTGAACAATCCAAGCGGGTATCAGCAGCCGTGTTAATGTGAAAACTCCACCTCTGTACGCTTTGTAGGTCTGCAAGGACAAACAAATATCAGTAAAGAGAAGAACATACAGAATCATAATGTTTACAGGGACTGAGTTTGTTCTTTTACTAAAGACGTGGAATATGTGATATACGGTTTAGATAAAGGGCCTAAAGATTTTCAGTGTTCTACAGATTATGAAGACCGCAGCTCCACCCCCAACATCTTATCTCCAATATATCCACTAAGCCACACTCTGCACACGCCCAAACCATCTGAACCTCTCCAAACTGATTAACCTGAGTTGTTTCTATAATTTAATCTGATCTTATCTTGCCCATTCACCTTCACCATCTTTACTTCTAGCATCTTCACCATTACACCCGCTttcctctcattcacacacacatttattctgtcttgcttgactttcttttcttttctgtgtaaAGTTCTCTGCAGTGACTACCCTTGTATCAACATTTTCTAAAAGCTAGGGATGCACAGATTTGGatggccagctctgttctaggatgccctctggacccagtggaggtggtgagtgacaggagaacggcggctaagctgtcatccctgatggacaacatctcccaccccatgcagcagactgtgacagcactgagcagctccttcagtgggagactgcggcacccacggtgtgggacggagagatttcgcaggtctttcctccccactgctgtcagactccataataaagactttaactgatcaagcacacacatccatacatatgcaataatactaagtgcaataatcctttctgtcatcgttgtatttttactcagttgtatatagtatttgtatttgtattctatttttatcttattgtatatttattttattctactgtatatagtattttattttattctattctgtacagttgtgtac
Coding sequences within:
- the toporsa gene encoding topoisomerase I binding, arginine/serine-rich a; protein product: MSAVKLALQLSQKNGRKRSSETKSAEVSPDSKCPICLDTFSNISRLDRCLHRFCFRCILEWSKNKAECPLCKQQFNSIYHSIKSEQDFKTYDLQPVDNGSFGYFQGVRFRYRTTLTAAHRQLRGRMSLAPDIGIISEGPTNSSQQRPDRYMRRMMMRLATQRRAAREGRAVASVREQEIINFRRELYRRGVRVRNVQDGGRSRDTSAEFYRRNPACLHRLIPWLKRELNVLYGTHGSLGNMVQHIIMSHITRYNMEDGAIQEELRHYLHSHAEHFMHEFISFAKSPFNMEAYDQHAVYDCPAPSSNEDSSSNSSIIAISEDEDNSTGLNNPDDSTSALSLSLWDDETPGPSYSTTAEQGRTEHLSVLDSDSDSSLEEETQEFASPQQMSPHNQTDLTQGKRNNEDCVSSDSDDCVIVGFVKPTADRTPQVVQLSSDSEWSADDTQEVPLQPQHIRFTSSSPATLHSSDRSGAGLSENVDTDDRHHSSSKERSSKTYKKSDRKGQGRRFDSKERSKERHKSKDRHYRRRRSRSKERRHSSRSPVISHSSVSTYSTEKSYSYSNGRDYSRCDRYKRDSDYTYQSYSHYSQERNDSGLHYTQRHSYYYSSRRCSGFRSRSSSRDKDLRRRYRRRSRSRTYSSSRSPSARRKSHYDKPGGKRKYKKRHLEDPSSTTAFNSHADGDSSALRKHKKKSKEKHRKKSKEKSRKTSRSLSVELLNEEKAHERGRRHHKKKKKHKKKSKRHKSSERTEKRSPTIITIDSDSDSFANDSITQATNANNDKPADDRTDDTVDTTPADTLL
- the ndufb6 gene encoding NADH dehydrogenase [ubiquinone] 1 beta subcomplex subunit 6, which translates into the protein MSGYTPDQKLRFEQITKLRRQWLKDQELSPREPVVQAKPPGPVAKFWAGFLEPKSLWRVYTYKAYRGGVFTLTRLLIPAWIVHYYVKYHVAQRPYGIVELKPKLFPGDTILETGEVVPDLPETHGHH